In the Helianthus annuus cultivar XRQ/B chromosome 11, HanXRQr2.0-SUNRISE, whole genome shotgun sequence genome, one interval contains:
- the LOC110888543 gene encoding uncharacterized protein LOC110888543 has translation MADYFVKDPKYKEDIFRHRFHMSKRLFLKIVSDVEANDSWFQEALDARGRKGFTPLQKVTSAIKQLATGSTPDENDGYLHMAERTSRECLEYFCDTVCKIYALEFLRRPTSHDMALLYEAHEEKHHLFGSLDCTYFVWRMCPTKYLGQYMRGGHRYPNVILEAVASQDLWLWHALRGPPSSQNDINVLQQSPLFLTERNGTAPKCPFYVNSHLYKRGHSSCLTIIVL, from the coding sequence ATGGCGGATTATTTTGTCAAAGACCCGAAATACAAGGAAGATATTTTTCGGCATAGGTTCCATATGTCGAAacgtttgtttctaaaaattgtGAGCGACGTGGAAGCGAACGACTCGTGGTTTCAAGAGGCCTTAGATGCGCGAGGTAGGAAGGGCTTTAcgccgttgcaaaaggttacaTCGGCTATTAAACAGCTCGCAACTGGTAGCACTCCAGACGAGAACGACGGGTACTTGCATATGGCCGAAAGAACTTCCCGCGAGTGCCTAGAATATTTTTGCGACACGGTTTGCAAAATATACGCTCTGGAGTTCTTACGTAGACCGACAAGCCATGACATGGCACTTTTATACGAAGCTCATGAGGAAAAACATCACCTGTTCGGTAGCCTTGATTGCACCTATTTCGTTTGGCGAATGTGTCCGACAAAGTATCTAGGCCAGTATATGCGAGGAGGTCACCGATACCCGAATGTTATACTCGAAGCGGTTGCATCTCAAGATTTATGGCTTTGGCATGCTTTGCGCGGTCCACCAAGTTCACAAAACGATATCAATGTGCtacaacaatctccgttatttttAACAGAACGAAATGGAACCGCGCCTAAATGTCCATTTTACGTTAACAGCCATTTATACAAACGTGGTCATTCATCATGCTTGACAATAATTGTTCTTTaa